The following coding sequences lie in one Syngnathus scovelli strain Florida chromosome 1, RoL_Ssco_1.2, whole genome shotgun sequence genomic window:
- the dysf gene encoding dysferlin isoform X2 — translation MLRVFILCAERLHTPDDDISDAYCTVTHEGSKKKTKVIKNNPNPVWNEGFEWDLKGVPLDPGAELHCVVKDHEKMGRNRFLGESRLALRDVLSSPNFAASFTVSLLDTKRNNTGATLTLQISYIPPPGSAPIFQSPSLPEPLPHTNPNVEMDTVTMISLDTLGEEDTESMIMLEVPEEQGADDGRSMVVVGPQGHQGQDSPAAQTPKRSPPSYNTHGGLKKRRRGASSRPKALANKPQDIQVRMRIIQARQLPGVNINPVVKVSVAGQSRRTRIRKGNNPTFDETFFLNFFETPSDLFDEPIFITVCDSRSLRTDAVIGEFKLDVGAIYSEHRHCYLRKWLLLCDPDDLSAGVRGYLKVSLWVLAAGDEPPADKRECVEDKEDIEGNLLRPAGLSLRGAAFTLRVFRAEDLPQMDDAFMDGVKQIFGFDSNRKNLVDPLVEIHFAGKTVCTKVLEKNANPQWHQSLTMPIRFPSMCEKMRIRLLDWDRASHNDVIGTAHLCMSKISAPGGEIEDDLTPRGAPSCLDDTLGFLPTFGPCFVNFYGSPREFSTFNDPHEALNLGKGEGVAYRGRVLVELTTKLVDKPEPKNEDIPSDDLLVVEKFLRKRKFSLFVAFYSATHLQDVDDAIQFEVSIGNYGNKFDYSCLPLASTTQFSRAVFDGCHYYYLPWGNVKPVVVLSSAWEDIAPRIEALNMLLAALDRLEANLQRVQLEIKAGSDMDELELRVVEMLDQVIIDCSQELPSLERWPCATPLDRSLRHIRSLHLQQIMAAALALKHGPATELSTVMEQAEDWASRLRDLAEEPQNSLPDIVIWMLQGERRVAYHRIPAHTVLYSERHGGKHCGQLQTIFLKYPQGGDGEAKLPGQLRIKVWFGLAADDKHFNVYAEGKLSVFAETYENQTRLALVGSWGTTGLTCPKFSDVTGRVKLPKESFKPSPGWTWAGDWYISPERTLLFDADAGHMTYTEEVFENQMRLPGGQWIGMNEGYTDVNGEKAVPKDDVECPPGWVWEEPEWSEDLNRGVDDHGWEYGITIPPDRRPKSWVPAEKMYHTNRRRRWMRMRRRDQQKMDALRKRPDEAMWEGWEYTSLFGWRFHLKPRKTDSFRRRRWRCRMEPLEKTGPAAIFALECSLSSIEDKHDDKSVTTTFGVNRPTISCFFDRGTRYHLRCYLYQARDLMAMDKDSFSDPYAIVSFLHQSQKTVTVRNTLNPTWDQTLIFYDVEIFGDPEATVASPPHVVVELYDQDTYGADEFMGRCVCSPSLSRSPSLAWFPIRRADKDAGELLAAFELIRREKPAVHHVPGLEADIGASSHVLDELMFPGFLCDSAQIWPEESDLPCLPPQREPNVFVVPQGIKPVLQRTAIEVLAWGVRNLKSFQLASVTSPSLQVECGGTTVQSCVIRSVKKKANFDVNTLFLDVRLPLEELYMPPIVIKVIDNRQFGRKPVVGQCTIRSLEEYRCSPGEEDEEAGQTDQSEADESQGLMPRLVSGDVFITVDDEEPLIPHQFADGASSAIINLSASSCSLHEEELMDWWSKFYASTGETNKCGTYLEQGSDTLQVYDRELEKVEAFGGLSDFCQTFKLRRGKTQGEGEDPSVVGQFKGMFKIYALPDDPMAPPPPRKFRKLPPNGVEECLVRVYVIQARGLQPKDANGKCDPYVKITLGKKTVNDHENYIPCTLEPVFGKMFELSCSLPQEKDLHVTLYDHDRLTKDEKIGETVIDLENRFLSKYGAGCGLPQSYCLSGVNRWRDQLTPRQLLSGLCERRNLRKPIYHRDTVLFRGVQYTKADLADGLKCQRHLGPIEERLSLHILRQMGLVPEHVETRALYNPLQPDIEQGRLMIWVDLFPKSLGPPGPPFNITPRKAKKFLLRCIIWNTSDVILDDVSISGEKMSDIYVKGWLDGHEHNKQKTDVHYRSLDGEANFNYRFVFPFLYLPAEQLCVVDKKEHFWNLDKSESKLAPRLTIQVWDNDKFSFDDYLGHLVMDLNRMIRPAKSPEKCDLHLLEQPADPRVSLFEQKTVKGWWPCVREQDGQKLLAGKVEMSLEIVTEQEEEERPAGLGRDEPNVNPHLEEPRRPETSFLWFSSPYKTMRFILWRRYKWFIICFLIFFLIFLFVCVFLYSFPNYAAMRMVGPFGPARVAE, via the exons ATGCTGCGTGTTTTCATTCTGTGTGCAGAACGCCTGCATACGCCGGATGACGACATCAGCGACGCCTACTGCACCGTCACCCATGAAG GGTCTAAGAAGAAGACCAAGGTCATCAAGAACAACCCCAATCCCGTTTGGAACGAG GGCTTTGAATGGGATCTTAAGGGAGTTCCTTTGGACCCGGGAGCTGAGCTTCACTGCGTCGTTAAGGACCATGAGAAGATGGGGAGGAACAG GTTTCTGGGTGAAAGTCGGCTCGCCCTCAGAGACGTGCTCAGTTCTCCCAACTTCGCCGCGTCCTTCACCGTCTCTTTGCTGGACACCAAGAGGAACAACACGGGG gctacaCTCACCTTGCAGATTTCCTACATCCCACCCCCAGGATCAGCTCCCATCTTCCAGTCCCCATCGCTACCTGAGCCCCTGCCTCACACCAACCCCAATGTGGAAATGGACACTGTCACAA TGATCTCCCTGGACACACTGGGCGAGGAGGACACGGAGAGCATGATCATGCTGGAGGTCCCGGAGGAGCAGGGTGCGGACGACGGGCGCTCTATGGTTGTGGTCGGCCCCCAGGGGCATCAGGGACAGGATTCGCCCGCCGCCCAGACCCCCAAACGCTCACCGCCGTCTTACAACACTCACGGAGGGCTGAAGAAGAGGCGTAGGGGTGCCAGTAGTCGTCCCAAAGCACTGGCTAACAAGCCTCAGGACATTCAG GTTCGCATGAGAATCATCCAGGCTCGACAGCTGCCGGGCGTCAACATCAACCCTGTCGTCAAAGTTTCGGTAGCAGGGCAGAGTAGGAGGACGCGCATCCGCAAAGGCAACAACCCCACTTTTGATGAG ACTTTTTTCTTGAACTTCTTTGAAACGCCGTCCGACTTGTTTGACGAACCCATCTTCATCACG GTGTGCGACTCGCGCTCACTCAGAACCGACGCCGTCATCGGAGAATTCAAG CTGGACGTGGGCGCCATCTACAGCGAGCATC GACACTGCTACTTGAGGAAGTGGCTGCTCCTTTGTGACCCCGACGACCTGTCTGCTGGGGTTCGAGGTTACCTCAAAGTCAGCCTGTGGGTGTTGGCCGCCGGAGACGAGCCGCCG GCAGATAAGCGCGAGTGCGTGGAGGACAAGGAGGACATCGAGGGGAACCTTCTGAGACCCGCCGGCTTGTCCCTCAGAGGCGCAGCCTTCACTTTAAGGGTCTTCAGGGCCGAGGACCTTCCTCAGA TGGACGACGCCTTCATGGATGGAGTGAAGCAGATTTTTGGATTCGACAGCAACAGGAAGAACTTGGTGGATCCTCTGGTGGAGATCCATTTTGCCGGCAAAACA GTCTGCACAAAGGTTCTGGAGAAGAATGCCAATCCGCAGTGGCACCAGAGTCTCACAATGCCAATTCGG TTTCCGTCCATGTGTGAGAAGATGAGGATTCGACTTCTTGACTG GGACCGAGCCAGTCATAATGATGTCATCGGCACCGCCCACctctgtatgtccaagatttccGCACCTGGAGGCGAGATTGAGG ACGACTTGACCCCGCGGGGCGCCCCCTCTTGCC TGGACGACACGCTGGGATTCCTTCCCACCTTTGGTCcctgttttgtcaatttttacgGCAGTCCCAGAGAGTTCAGCACCTTCAATGACCCCCATGAAGCCCTGAACCTCGGAAAA GGGGAGGGCGTGGCCTATCGAGGTCGAGTCTTGGTGGAGCTGACCACAAAGCTGGTGGACAAACCGGAGCCCAAAAATGAAGACATCCCGTCAGATGATCTGCTCGTGGTTGAG AAGTTCCTCAGGAAAAGGAAGTTCTCCCTCTTTGTGGCGTTCTACTCTGCCACGCATCTCCAGGACGTTGACGACGCAATCCAGTTTGAGGTCAGCATCGGCAACTACGGCAACAAGTTTGACTACAGCTGCCTGCCGCTGGCCTCCACCACGCAGTTCAGCAGAGCCGTGTTTGACG GTTGTCACTACTATTACCTCCCGTGGGGGAACGTGAAGCCGGTGGTTGTTCTGTCGTCGGCGTGGGAAGATATCGCTCCGAGGATCGAGGCTCTCAACATGCTTTTGGCCGCGCTGGACCGATTG gAGGCCAACTTGCAGCGGGTGCAGCTGGAAATAAAGGCGGGAAGCGATATGGACGAGCTGGAGCTCCGAGTGGTGGAGATGTTGGATCAGGTGATCATAGACTGCAG TCAGGAGCTGCCTTCTCTTGAACGCTGGCCGTGCGCGACCCCGCTGGACCGCTCGCTCCGACACATCCGCTCTCTGCACCTGCAGCAGATCATGGCGGCGGCGCTGGCACTCAAACACGGACCTGCCACGGAACTTTCCACCGTCATGGAGCAGGCAGAGGACTGGGCCAGCCGGCTCAGGGACTTGGCTGAAGAG CCCCAGAACAGCCTTCCCGACATCGTGATCTGGATGCTGCAGGGTGAACGGAGGGTGGCGTACCATCGCATTCCAGCACACACCGTCCTCTACTCTGAGCGTCACGGTGGCAAACACTGCGGACAGCTGCAGACCATCTTCCTCAAA TATCCACAAGGTGGCGATGGAGAGGCCAAACTTCCCGGTCAGCTCAGGATCAAAGTTTGGTTCGGACTGGCTGCCGACGACAAACACTTCAACGTCTACGCTGAAGGAAAGCTGTCCGTCTTTGCAGAAACG TATGAAAATCAGACTCGGCTCGCCCTAGTGGGCAGCTGGGGGACGACGGGTCTTACTTGCCCCAAGTTCAGTGACGTGACAGGAAGGGTAAAACTGCCCAAGGAGAGTTTCAAACCCTCGCCTGGCTGGACCTGGGCTGGGGACTGGTACATAAGTCCCGAGAGGAC ACTGCTGTTTGATGCGGATGCCGGTCACATGACCTACACGGAGGAAGTCTTTGAAAACCAGATGAGGTTACCTGGCGGCCAGTGGATTGGCATGAATGAAGGCTACACCGACGTG AATGGCGAGAAGGCCGTGCCTAAAGACGATGTGGAGTGTCCTCCGGGTTGGGTGTGGGAGGAGCCAGAGTGGAGCGAGGACCTCAACAGAGGCGTGGACGATCACG GTTGGGAGTACGGCATCACCATCCCACCAGATCGCCGGCCCAAGTCGTGGGTCCCCGCCGAGAAGATGTACCACACCAACCGGCGACGCCGGTGGATGCGCATGAGAAGGCGGGACCAGCAGAAGATGGATGCGCTCAGAAAG CGCCCGGACGAGGCGATGTGGGAGGGCTGGGAGTACACCTCGCTATTCGGCTGGAGGTTCCACCTAAAGCCGAGGAAGACGGACAGCTTCCGCAGGCGCAGGTGGAGATGCCGCATGGAGCCCCTGGAAAAGACGGGCCCGGCGGCCATCTTTGCTCTGGAGTGTTCCCTG AGCAGCATCGAAGACAAACACGACGACAAGTCCGTCACCACCACCTTTGGAGTCAACAGACCCACCATTTCCTGCTTCTTTGACC GGGGCACCCGCTACCACTTGCGCTGCTACTTGTATCAAGCCAGGGACCTGATGGCCATGGACAAGGACAGCTTTTCTG ACCCCTACGCCATCGTGTCTTTCCTCCATCAGTCCCAGAAGACGGTAACTGTGCGAAACACCCTCAATCCCACCTGGGATCAGACGCTCATCTTCTACGACGTGGAGATTTTCGGGGACCCCGAAGCCACCGTGGCCAGCCCCCCGCATGTGGTGGTGGAACTTTACGACCAGGACACATAC GGAGCAGACGAGTTCATGGGTCGCTGCGTTTGCTCGCCCTCGCTGAGCCGCTCGCCCAGCCTGGCCTGGTTCCCCATCCGCCGCGCCGACAAAGACGCCGGTGAACTGCTGGCAGCTTTTGAGCTCATACGCCGGGAGAAG CCAGCAGTTCATCACGTCCCGGGGCTCGAG GCTGACATTGGGGCTTCTAGCCATGTTCTAGATGAG TTGATGTTCCCGGGATTCCTCTGTGACAGCGCGCAGATATGG CCGGAAGAATCGGACCTTCCATGCCTACCCCCTCAGAGGGAGCCCAATGTCTTCGTGGTGCCTCAGGGGATCAAACCTGTTCTGCAGAGAACCGCCATCG AGGTGTTAGCATGGGGTGTCCGTAACCTGAAGAGCTTCCAGTTGGCCAGCGTTACCTCTCCCAGCCTGCAGGTGGAGTGCGGCGGCACCACCGTCCAAAGCTGCGTCATCCGCAGCGTGAAGAAGAAGGCCAACTTTGACGTCAACACCCTCTTTCTCGACGTG AGGCTCCCCCTAGAGGAGCTCTACATGCCCCCCATCGTCATCAAGGTCATCGACAACCGTCAGTTTGGCAGGAAGCCCGTGGTGGGACAGTGCACCATCCGCTCCTTGGAGGAGTACCGCTGCTCTCccggggaggaggacgaggaggcggGGCAGACGGACCAGTCGGAGGCGGACGAAAGCCAAG GTCTGATGCCCCGCTTGGTCAGCGGCGACGTCTTCATCACCGTGGATGACGAGGAGCCGCTCATCCCTCATCAG tttgcAGACGGAGCCAGTTCCGCTATTATTAACCTCTCCGCTTCTAGCTGCAGCCTCCAC GAAGAAGAGTTGATGGACTGGTGGAGCAAGTTTTATGCCTCCACAGGAGAGACAAACAAGTGCGGAACGTATCTGGAGCAAGGCTCGGACACCTTGCAG GTTTACGACAGAGAGTTGGAGAAGGTCGAGGCCTTCGGGGGTCTGTCGGATTTCTGTCAAACCTTCAAGCTACGCCGAGGGAAGACGCAGGGGGAAGGTGAGGATCCTTCGGTGGTGGGCCAATTCAAG GGTATGTTTAAGATCTACGCCTTGCCGGATGACCCTATGGCACCACCGCCTCCACGAAAGTTCAGGAAGCTTCCTCCCAACGGCGTGGAGGAGTGTTTGGTCCGAGTATACGTCATCCAGGCTCGAGGACTTCAACCGAAAGATGCCAACGGCAAG TGTGACCCCTACGTGAAGATCACACTCGGAAAGAAGACCGTCAATGATCATGAAAATTACATCCCTTGCACTTTGGAGCCTGTTTTTGGAAA GATGTTCGAGCTGAGCTGCTCGCTCCCCCAGGAGAAGGACCTCCACGTGACGCTGTACGACCACGACAGGCTGACCAAAGACGAGAAGATCGGCGAGACGGTCATCGACTTGGAGAACCGCTTCCTGTCTAAATACGGAGCCGGCTGCGGTCTGCCGCAGTCGTACTGCCT CTCGGGTGTGAACCGATGGCGGGACCAGCTCACCCCCAGACAGCTGCTATCCGGACTGTGCGAGCGGCGGAACCTACGGAAGCCCATCTACCACAGGGACACGGTTCTTTTCAGAGGGGTGCAGTACACCAAAGCTGATCTCG CGGACGGACTCAAGTGCCAACGGCATCTGGGCCCCATCGAGGAGCGTCTCTCGCTGCACATTCTGAGGCAAATGGGTCTGGTGCCGGAACACGTCGAGACCCGGGCGCTGTACAACCCCCTGCAACCCGACATCGAGCAG GGACGTTTGATGATATGGGTGGACCTGTTCCCCAAGTCTCTGGGACCTCCTGGACCTCCTTTCAACATCACACCACGCAAGGCCAAGAA GTTCTTGCTACGCTGCATCATCTGGAACACCAGCGATGTCATCCTCGACGACGTCAGCATCAGCGGGGAGAAGATGAGCGACATCTACGTGAAGGG CTGGCTGGACGGCCACGAGCACAACAAACAAAAGACGGACGTCCACTACCGCTCGCTGGACGGGGAAGCCAACTTCAACTACCGATTCGTCTTTCCTTTCCTCTACTTACCCGCCGAGCAGCTGTGCGTGGTGGACAAAAAG GAACATTTCTGGAATCTGGACAAAAGTGAAAGTAAACTTGCTCCCAGATTGACCATTCAAGTGTGGGACAATGACAAGTTCTCCTTCGACGACTACCTTG GTCACTTAGTGATGGACCTGAACCGCATGATACGTCCCGCCAAGTCGCCGGAGAAGTGCGACCTGCATCTGCTGGAGCAGCCGGCCGATCCGCGGGTGTCTCTCTTTGAGCAGAAAACCGTCAAGGGTTGGTGGCCCTGCGTCCGTGAACAGGATGGACAAAAACTCCTTGCT GGCAAGGTGGAGATGTCTCTGGAGATCGTGACagagcaagaagaagaagagagacCGGCCGGGCTCGGCCGAGACGAGCCCAACGTCAACCCCCACCTGGAGGAACCTCG GCGTCCCGAGACCTCCTTCCTGTGGTTCTCGTCCCCCTACAAGACGATGCGCTTCATCCTGTGGAGACGATACAAGTGGTTCATTATCTGCttcctcatcttcttcctcatcttcctcttcgTTTGCGTCTTCCTCTACTCCTTCCCG AACTACGCCGCCATGCGGATGGTGGGCCCGTTTGGACCGGCCCGGGTAGCCGAGTGA